The genomic DNA CTTAATCATGGCGAATCTAGATTGcaggactccaaatgcacgctcaacatcttttcttGCACCTTCTTGACGTTCTGCAAACAATTTATGCTTTGggtgttgtggttgtgggatggatttaacaaatgttgCCCACTCGGGGTATataccatccgtcagatagtaagccagATTATACTCATTTCCGTTGACATAGTACGTAACTTTGGGAGCTCGAccgtaaataatgtcattaaaaactggtgattgatcaagaacatttaaatcgttacaagtacctggagctccaaaaaatgcgtgccatatccagagatcttgtgaagctaccgcctccaaaacaattgttggcttACCGGTGCCTCGtgaatacattcctttccaagcggttggacaatttttccacttccagtgcatacagtcgatgcttccaaccatcccgggaaaaccCCGCTTCTCTCCATAAAAGAGTAGCCTTTCAAGATCCTCTGGTGTGGGCCGGCGTAGGTATTCAGTGCCAAACAAGTCAACTATTCCGACGAcaaaatgttccaaacatttacgagcAGTACATTCAGCAAGACGTATATATTCGTCAACCGAGTCCGTTGCAGCCCCATATGCTAATagtcgaattgctgcagtacattgttGTAGCGGTGAAAGACCATTCCGTAAGGTTGCATCCCTTTTTGGcttaaaatatggaacttcttcactgagacgattcacaatacgcaagaacaaCGGTTTGTTCATTCGAAACCGTCGGCGAAATTGGTGAGCATTGTATGTCGGATTATCAgaaaataatcgttccacaaacgGTCATGGCCTTCTTCGCGGTTTCTATCGATATATGTACGTGGTTTCCTTTCGACAGGACTTTCCTCTTCAACAGCTTGAAATTGGTTGCTAAATTGCTCTTGAAAGTATTGGTTTAAACTATCATTATTGGGATCATAATGATAGTGAAATTTGTTAGAAGAAGATGCCATGAAAGGGTTGACAAAGaaagtgtttttggtgagagaaataaaatggattgattttgaataagatgaacaaaagagagaaagaaagagagaagagaaaatatatgtaattgtttGTATGATTTGATCTTCgcatatatatagaacaagAGTGAGATGTTTGTAAATTAAGCATGTGACCAGGAAAAGGACCAAGTGACAAGAGTAGATGTTTGTAAATTATGCATGTGACCAGGAAAAGGACCAAGTGACAAGAGTAGATGTTTGTAAATTATGCATGTGACGAACAAGGACCAAGTGATAATGTTCCTTGTGacaaagcaaacaaataaaaacaaatacatgTGACTCAAACTCAGCAATCAAATACATGTAAATACATGTGACTCAAACGGACAAACTCTAAAAACATAAGTGACTCTGtccaaacaaagcaaacaaatacATGTGACTTGGTTCTTTCAAAGTCAAACTCAGAAAACAACAACCCAAACTCAACGAAACAACATCCCAAACTCAGCAAACAACATCGACAAATTTACTTGAGCTGCATCACGTGGTCCTTCAGCTCCATGACTTGGTCCTTGAGCTGCATCACTAAAAGCTTGAGCTGGATCAGTTGGTCattgagctggatcacttggtcCTTGAGCTCAACTATCAGTTGGTCGTTGGGCTGGTTGACTTGGTCGTTCGGCTGGTCCAGTTGTGTCACATGAGCAGGTAGTGGAACCATTACCTCACGGTTTGGCAGACTAGGTCGTCCCACCTTGGTTGCTGGTGTAGGTTGATAGTAACATGCCTCCGcctctgattctgaatcatcaCTATAATCTAGTGGGCTGTTTATGCCATAGTCATATTCAAAGAACATATCTTCGTCtccctgaaaaaaaaacaagtgaatattcattaaaaacattaaaaacagagGACACAACCATAGTTTAAACAAGCAAACATAAGCGTTTTcattaaaaagataaataacagAGGACACAACCATagtttaaacaaacaaactcaagcgttttcattaaaacataaataacagAGGACACAACCATAGTTTAAACAAGCAAACATAAGCGTTTTcattaaaaagataaataacagaggattaaaacataaaaaacataGGACTaacatagttaaaacaaacaagcaTACAATCCAGCGGACATTATCTAATTATTCTAAGTTAAAAAAGTTCCGCCATTAACTTCTTCTTTAGGgctttttcatcatcatctaggGTTTCATTCTTGGCAATTAGAGTGTCAAGGAGGGACAtcttttggagttgtttcaTGCCCTCTAGGTCTTTCTGTTTTATCTCCCACATGTTACTAAACTCAGCAGATGGTGTAGCCTTCTCCTTGCCTTTGCTCTTAACTTTTTTTGATGCCTTTATGCCCGGAGGCCTGCTCTCTTGCTCACCAACGACAGAACCTGTGGATCCAGCAGCTTCATCAGCTTTCCTTTTGCTCGAACTGGTTGTTTTGGGAGTGGGGTTCATCATCTCGAGGTTAGCCCATTTCTGCTCAAAACGTAACACACTCCAAGCATACTCCAAAgcaaacttcttcttgtacagCTTGTGATATATTTGGTGAGCATTTTGTAAAACGTCTACATCGTTCATGCCACTTGCTTTCTCACGCTCTGCCTCTGCAAAAGCTCCACAGAATTGGCTTACTTCCTTACTGACCTTTTGCCATCTTTGTCTACAATGGTCAGCGCGCCTAGACTCAGCACCACCACGTACATGACTACTTGTTTCGTAGTATTCTCCTATACGCTTCCAAAAGGACACTGCCTTCTGGCCATTCCCAACAACAGCATCCTTCGATGTGTTTAACCAACCGCTTATCAGCACCAAGTCATCTTGTGCGGTCCATAAGCGTCTCTCCCTACGCTGTTCTGGAGTCGCTTCTGATTCACTAGGAGGTATAGGCGGCTGTGAACTAGTTTGTGAACTAAAAGCAGGGATTTGAGACGAATCAGTGTTTATATTGGGAGCAAAGCTGTCATATGGGAAGTTAAGAAGGCTAAAGTATGATTGAGACTGACTGTTAGGAGTGTTGTTTGATGCCATAGGATAATCAGACtttaaaaggaagaaacttaACTAAGGAATAAGCTTAAAGAAGGAAAAAGcttaaagaaggaagaagcttaaagaaggaagaagcttaaAGATGATGGGTGTAATAAGAAGCTTAAAGATGATGGGTGTAATAAGAAGCTTAAAACGATGGATGTAATATATTGAAGGTAAGAGGACCattatatcaaaagttttttgttgttaGGGCCTTTAAATTCTCAATAACCATTACCTACTTCagtcaaatcagaagtaaatataattcattgagtgttttttaaaaaaatttcaaagttttaaatttttaaaaatgttccCAACAATCGCAAGTTGTTAGTCTAGCAAATTAGACTCAAgtacaacaaatatataaactCAGTCTCGCTAGTTTGAAAAACTAATCATACAACCTAAACCACAAGTTTTAATGATTTCATATATAACTCAGTCTCGCAAGAACATATACTAATCATAGTACCTAAACCCCTAGTTTTAATGCAATATACACTACCAAGCGACAATCACAACACTGTCAATATACACTGTCAATATACCATATCAAGCGACATACACAACAAGCAAGAAATAAACCATACCAAGCGACAATCACAACACTGTCAATATACACT from Camelina sativa cultivar DH55 chromosome 2, Cs, whole genome shotgun sequence includes the following:
- the LOC104746785 gene encoding glutathione S-transferase T3-like — translated: MASNNTPNSQSQSYFSLLNFPYDSFAPNINTDSSQIPAFSSQTSSQPPIPPSESEATPEQRRERRLWTAQDDLVLISGWLNTSKDAVVGNGQKAVSFWKRIGEYYETSSHVRGGAESRRADHCRQRWQKVSKEVSQFCGAFAEAEREKASGMNDVDVLQNAHQIYHKLYKKKFALEYAWSVLRFEQKWANLEMMNPTPKTTSSSKRKADEAAGSTGSVVGEQESRPPGIKASKKVKSKGKEKATPSAEFSNMWEIKQKDLEGMKQLQKMSLLDTLIAKNETLDDDEKALKKKLMAELF